The stretch of DNA AACAACCCTGTCCCATAAAAAACGAATGTTATGGGAACAGCAACAGGATGTTGGGGTTCTTTTGAAATCAAGGACTGagtgcagaaaaaaagtaaaaaaaaaaggcaagcaGATCAAACACGTACAACAGGGATTACTGATAATAAAGGGCCCGACTGGaaagaaaaccagcagacacaggggCGCCCCCGGGCTTGGACTGAGAACCACTGCCTAGCGGGTGAACTAATGCAAAGACACGAGGTGCCAGTAAGTGTGTCAGGAACTGTGCGCTAATGAGACCGCACAAGTGTCAGAGGGCCACGATGCCAGAGCGATACACAGTTGGTAACAGTTGGGGTCGATTGCAGCCGTGCCCGTTTTTTGCACTTGAGCTAGTTTTGGTGACACGGCCCCGCATCGTCAACACTAATCCGTGTCATTTGTGCCGTGTCCAGTGAGGAAACCGAGCAGACACCTACGGCCCTGCAGGATGAGACAGAAacctgaaatgtttatttggcCTGGGGCGGAGACCTTGAGGCGAGCTGGACTTCTGAAGGAGACAAAGAAGCAGGACGTTACCGTCGGGCGGCTGGCGGTTTCAGAGTGAGTTATTATCTGGCGGCAGCCTTGCTCTCGGCGGCCTCCCGCCTCCCCCTGGTGAGCTGCGCCAGGGGCTGGGGCCTGGGCTTCCGGGCGGGCCTGCTGCTGGCAGGGGGCGGCAGCGTGGGGTCCTCGGGCGGGGCTCTGGGCTTGAGCGGGGCCGCCGTGTTCGCCCGGAACGAAATGAGCTGCCGACGCACCTCCGCGGCCTGGGGCGGGCGGCGCTGGCGCGACGGGGAGGGGCTGTCCGTCCGGGAGGCGGAGAAGCCGCGCGGCGAGGCGCTGAGGCTGCGCGGGGGTGGGGCCACAGGGGCCCGGGACGTCCCGCGCACTGGCATTCGGGGGCTGCCGCGGTACAGGGCGGGGCTGGCCGAAGGCTGGGGCTGAGATTGCATCGGTTTTGACCTCAGGTCGTAATGGACATTCATGCCTGCATTCCCTGGTTTTTGCATCTGAAGCCTGGAAAAGTCAGGAAACAAAGGTAAGTCTGTCCTTTTTTGGAAGGCAGTAAAATCTTTTACTCTTATGATAATTACTATAAATGGTTTTTCTTTTGGTCATATTATCTTGGTGCTCTTCTTTTCTATTACTTATTCTGTATCCTGTTTTGTGCTACATTTCATATTGTAACATCAATGACACAATGTGCAACAGTTATTTATACTCGTGCATGTAATTGCTTTATCTTTTTGCGATTACCTTTATACAAACTACCTGGAAAAACAGCTTCTGCTAAATAAAGACTAATCTGAGATCCCATTAATAAAATACCCGTTGAAACTCTGGACCACTTCCTGTTGTGGTGAATGATACAAAACAGGCCATACAATGTAACATGAATTCATCTAGAAAACACAGCACCTTCAGGACCCTTGAGTTCCAGTAGTTCAGAGTTGCCTGAGCCAGACAACCTATGCATTCACACAGGTTGGAATGTATCAGGACCCAATCGAATTGGCTGGTCTATTCAAATAACTGTACCTTGTAAACATTGCACCACATTCTCCCCCCTGCGCTCTGGCAAGAGGTACCGCGCCATTGAACATGAACTACTAGACTTAAGAATAGCGTCTACCCTAAGGCAGCGCACATTCTTAACAGCTAACTGTGCATTGCCTCAGAATTAATGACGGTCTATGTTGTGTGGTGTTATCTGTTGTTCTCTGCACGTCCTGAATGTTACTAGTCGTTTTACAGGCACAAATAAGTATCCCATTTgacatgtacatactgtatgtaatgcaaACATGTACATGCAAATAAAGTCTTCTACCTGTGGTGTAAATAAGTTTGTTACACACAGAACACATTCCTTTGACAAtgacatgacatacagtaattgagGGAGCTGTATCAGCTCAGTGTGATCACTgttaatgtttatatttatgatACTGTAGTTTGCATGCTATCCTATTTTGGTGTTGATGTAGGCCAAGGGGACTTGTTACCCATAACCTTGTTTGTAATTGATCCAAATTCCACCCCTTCATGGTGCAGatcttacaatatacagtagttgtttgGAAGAGGCCAAGTAACATCATGAGAACGCGGTTCATGGAAAATTGTGGTTCTATATATCCCCATTTCCCCACttacagagaaaaaaaggagCTAAGCACTTCTAGGTAGATACAGAAAGCTATAATACATACCTATTTACAACTGGAGGTGGAGATTTCGAGACGCTGGGTCCTGTTTGAGATAATGGGCCACTGGACACTGGAGGGGGTGAAACCTTTTTTAAAGGCGTGATGGGACGAGGaattctgctcctgggccgctGCCTTTCCAGATCCTGGTCCGAGGATTTGGGCTTCAGACCGAAAGCTTTCTTGGTGAAGGAGTCATCAGAGTCATGCGTGTCCTCTTCAGAACCTGTGGCTGACAGAGTCTCTGACGCTCTTCTGCGGTCCTCCTCGGAGGAGGCTGAAGACGATGCCCCTGAAGCCAGTCTCATCAAGCGTCCCTGCCGTTTCTCAATAATCAATCGAGCCAGATATTGCTGCTTTTGCCTCTTGTGGACTCTTTCTTTGGAAGGGAGGGAAGTTGAGTGATCCGAACCGGTGTCTTCTTCAGAAACCAAAACAGGTATTCGGCTTTTATATTGTTCCCTGGGGGGCTTGCTTATCACAGCTTTCTCTGGGGGCTCAGCCTTGTGTTCTACCTGCAAAACGGCCTCTTTTGGTTCTTCCGGTTCACGCTCTTGGTGCACCACCGGAGAGATCTCTGCGATGACCGATTCAGACTCCAGGGAGACGAGAGGAGGAATGTCTTCAGCTTTCGGTTCCGATTCATTTTCGGTGGAGATGTCAAAGCCGTTTTGGACCTTGGGTTCCTCCGTGGGGCTCCGAGTCGAAGCTTCAGACGGGGCAGCGGCCTGTGCAGAGCTCTCTGGCCCTGCTTCCTTTTCCGAGGAGCTCCGCTCTCCATTCTCCTTCGGGGCCTCTTTCTCTGGGAGATCCCCTTCACCCGAGGGTTCCTCTGCTGGACCAAAGAAGACATAGTCATCCTGCCTCACCTGCTGGCCACTGGAAGACATAATGTTTAGGTGCGACTTCTCGGCGATATGGACAAAAGTGCGCTCGACTTTGGTGAACTGAGAGGAAGCAACGGTGGCTGCGATCTGGGGCTTTGGTTCCGACTTCAGCACCGAGGACAGCGTCCCTGGCTCGGAGACATCCAGCTGGCTCCCCAGGGGCTGTGGCCTCTCGCTCTGAGGCGTGACGGCGGCCATCGTGCCCAGGTCGGCATCCGGGGCCAGATCACCCGCTGCAAGGGACTTCCGCATGTCGCCCGGGGAAAACAGAACGAGCGTTTTGGACCCTTCCTCCATGTCCAGGTCTCCTTCCACCGTGGAGGTTTTGCCCTTGGATTCCTTCTGGTCGTCGGCCAGGAGCGTGGAGGGGGCTCCGTCCTGGCTCCGCTCGGTGCTTTTCTGGCTCGGCTCGCTGCTCGACTCGCTCTGCAGCTCGGCCCCAGCCCTCCGCATGTCTGCGTCGTCTTTGTCCTTGACATCCGTGCTAAAGTCGGGGCGGTGTGGCAAGACACCGGTTAACACGATGGTCAGGAAATCGACTCTCTTCTGCCGCTGCTGGGGGAGACCGTGCAGCCTGACAGGCTCCTTCTCAAGGGCCAGGTCCTTTGATCTGTAGTCTTGGTAAGGCAAAGAAGGCACCGGCAAAGGCAGACCGTTCTGCTCAAAAGGTTTGGGCGACAGTACCTGCAGCGAAACCAGACAAGACGTGATTACTGATCCAGTGAAAACATGTGCATTTCAGAAAAATCTGCCTATGCTCCAGCTGTATTTTTCCCCACTGTAGAACCAAAAACCACTGACTGGGTCGATGACATCTGTAATTAAACTGCTTtggtttttgtatttgaaaaaatacagagaaaatatgaGAAACCATAGCAAACTGATGTGCACACCGTAAAAACATACTTAGTATAGTAATATTTGTTTATTACATGTTTTATTATATAGTATAAtacatattattaattatatgtgttatCTATTTGGTATAATTATTTGGTGTGCCGATTCTGTTGGCAATGCATCAGTGCAGCTCAATAGCAAGCAAAACAGGCCTCCAAAGGAACCGGAAAAATAATTTCCTTCCTATGTGCACTGGCCTTAATGAAGCCACTTCACAAGCTTGGACAGCCAACACACTTATTCAAGTTGgccaatgacatacagtaagcaaagtaa from Lepisosteus oculatus isolate fLepOcu1 chromosome 17, fLepOcu1.hap2, whole genome shotgun sequence encodes:
- the LOC102682254 gene encoding tau-tubulin kinase 1, producing MQCLAPGLQDAATMNGAGEQADILPANCMVKERWKVLKKIGGGGFGEIYEAVDTVTKENVALKVESAQQPKQVLKMEVAVLKKLQGKDHVCKFVGCGRNEKFNYVVMQLQGRNLADLRRSQPRGTFTMSTTLRLGKQILESIEAIHSVGFLHRDIKPSNFAMGRLPSTYRKCYMLDFGLARQYTNTNGEVRPPRNVAGFRGTVRYASVNAHKNKEMGRHDDLWSLLYMLVEFAVGQLPWRKIKDKEQVGQIKERYDHKILLKHMPTEFSIFLDHVVGLDYYTKPDYQLLMSVFENCMKERVITENEPFDWEKGGTDSLLSTSTSTPPQHNTRQTAAMVGIVNVTPVPGDLQRENTDDVLQDEHFSDQENAPPVIPVRQGDVQPPNEEVWEDTDFNRNKLRISISKAQCPLEEDASRGACPVSPVRGPPESPSVQVRSLRNRRVTSPESDRLSAAEGRADVCDRRSRMDILGSPSRQVYSSQPAQMLSVDTGQGDRQVSGRIEVSASVEHEALSNAFKSVPLAEEEDFDSKEWVIIDKETELKDFHLGAEPSTSGTTDEEAEELRPIEDSEERRRGHGGTEAVVRPKTQEGRSRGMLTVAEEDVSRRSGGRGHSASESRQEMPSASPAQSPCHSMPSARPKRRESEPSGPHRPVLSPKPFEQNGLPLPVPSLPYQDYRSKDLALEKEPVRLHGLPQQRQKRVDFLTIVLTGVLPHRPDFSTDVKDKDDADMRRAGAELQSESSSEPSQKSTERSQDGAPSTLLADDQKESKGKTSTVEGDLDMEEGSKTLVLFSPGDMRKSLAAGDLAPDADLGTMAAVTPQSERPQPLGSQLDVSEPGTLSSVLKSEPKPQIAATVASSQFTKVERTFVHIAEKSHLNIMSSSGQQVRQDDYVFFGPAEEPSGEGDLPEKEAPKENGERSSSEKEAGPESSAQAAAPSEASTRSPTEEPKVQNGFDISTENESEPKAEDIPPLVSLESESVIAEISPVVHQEREPEEPKEAVLQVEHKAEPPEKAVISKPPREQYKSRIPVLVSEEDTGSDHSTSLPSKERVHKRQKQQYLARLIIEKRQGRLMRLASGASSSASSEEDRRRASETLSATGSEEDTHDSDDSFTKKAFGLKPKSSDQDLERQRPRSRIPRPITPLKKVSPPPVSSGPLSQTGPSVSKSPPPVVNRLQMQKPGNAGMNVHYDLRSKPMQSQPQPSASPALYRGSPRMPVRGTSRAPVAPPPRSLSASPRGFSASRTDSPSPSRQRRPPQAAEVRRQLISFRANTAAPLKPRAPPEDPTLPPPASSRPARKPRPQPLAQLTRGRREAAESKAAAR